From Micromonospora sp. NBC_01699, a single genomic window includes:
- a CDS encoding ArsR/SmtB family transcription factor, whose translation MARAATTSDVFNAIAEPQRREILSLLRAGERPVTELAQELGMTQPGASKHLRVLREVGLVRDRRAGKQRLYGLDARGLRPIHEWTGGFERFWNESFDRLDAYVQDLKQARQEE comes from the coding sequence ATGGCACGAGCAGCGACGACGTCGGACGTCTTCAACGCGATCGCCGAGCCGCAGCGCCGGGAGATCCTGTCACTGCTGCGGGCGGGTGAGCGGCCGGTGACCGAACTGGCCCAGGAGCTGGGGATGACCCAGCCGGGGGCGTCCAAACACCTGCGGGTGCTCCGGGAGGTCGGGCTGGTGCGGGACCGCAGGGCGGGCAAGCAGCGCCTGTACGGCCTCGACGCCCGCGGGCTGCGACCGATCCACGAGTGGACCGGCGGGTTCGAGCGGTTCTGGAACGAGAGCTTCGACCGGCTGGACGCGTATGTGCAGGACCTCAAGCAGGCAAGGCAGGAGGAGTGA
- the hrpA gene encoding ATP-dependent RNA helicase HrpA: MQTPSARALPDPIREVQARLPELIFRDQRRIQRRLDGIRRIRDPLKRELAGEELIAELAGAQERLARRRAAVPVITYPAELPVSEKRDDIAAAIRDHQVVIVAGETGSGKTTQIPKICLELGRGVRGLIGHTQPRRLAARTVADRIAEELGTELGGAVGYKVRFTDQVSDRSLIKLMTDGILLAELQQDRMLHQYDTLIIDEAHERSLNIDFILGYLRQLLPRRPDLKVIITSATIDPHRFARHFGNLTGEAGGGGNGDGNGDGSGVPPVVEVSGRTYPVEMRYRPLVEVAEEETEDGENVRDQVQAIGDAVEELAAEGPGDILVFLSGEREIRDTADALGRLVQGKPRLRGTEILPLYARLSTAEQHRVFQSHANRRVVLATNVAETSLTVPGIKYVIDPGTARISRYSHRLKVQRLPIEAVSQASANQRKGRCGRTSDGICIRLYDESDFLSRPEFTEPEILRTNLASVILQMTAIGLGDIAAFPFIDPPDRRNIADGVNLLHELGALDPAETDLNRRLTPLGRKLAQLPVDPRLARMVLEGETNGCAEDVMVIAAALSIQDPRERPVEKQAQADQSHARFADPESDFITLLNLWRYLREQQRELSSSAFRRMCRAEYLNYLRVREWQDIFSQLRQVARTLDGGNPRGQRPGRDRRDRGGAEPAATTGREVEPARSAEPAPDGDDTVVIVDPRRIHQSLLAGLLSHVGVKDIQGSAKDAAAGSGGGRRGSEYIGARGAKFAIFPGSALARRPPLWVMAAELVETSRLWGRVAAKVEPEWVEALAQHLVKRTYSEPHWEKKQAAVVAQEKVTLYGIPLVTNRKVNFGRIDPELSRELFIRHALVEGDWQTPHTFFHANRELLGEVEELENRVRRRDILVDDETLFDFYQQRIPAEVVSGRHFDSWWKRARREQPELLTFDRNMLINNGRAGVAATDYPDEWHSGGLALPLTYRFEPGTTADGVTVDIPLPMLNQVPAESFDWQVPGLREEVVIALIRSLPKAVRRNFVPVPDYARAVLAAIKPGPESLVDALTRELRRMTGVTVPRESWDVEKLPAHLRVNFRVLDDNNKAVAQGRDLPALQRQLKTEVRQTVAAAAPELERRGLREWSIGTLPRAIEQVRAGYRVSAYPALVDEGETVGVRVFDSEAEAQQAMWAGTRRLLRLTVASPVKFLQGRLSNEAKLALSRNPHRNVLDLLDDAAGAAIDKLIADAGGPAWDAEGFAALRDKVRADLVDTVVEVVGRVQRALSAAYAVEQRLGRTTSLTLVAALADIRAQLSALVHRGFVTETGYARLADLPRYLTAVERRLDRLPQDPVRDRNQLARITQVQQEYDQLLANLPPGRRNDDAVRQIRWLIEELRVNVFAQALGTPYPVSEQRIYRAMDLAEGR, translated from the coding sequence ATGCAGACACCATCCGCCCGCGCGCTGCCCGATCCGATCCGCGAGGTGCAGGCCCGCCTGCCCGAACTGATCTTCCGCGACCAGCGCCGCATCCAGCGCCGACTAGACGGCATACGCCGGATCCGGGACCCGCTCAAGCGGGAGCTGGCCGGCGAGGAACTGATCGCCGAGCTGGCCGGCGCGCAGGAGCGGCTGGCCCGGCGACGGGCCGCCGTACCCGTGATCACGTACCCGGCCGAGCTGCCGGTGAGCGAGAAGCGGGACGACATCGCGGCGGCGATCCGGGACCACCAGGTGGTGATCGTCGCGGGCGAGACCGGCTCCGGCAAGACCACCCAGATTCCGAAGATCTGCCTGGAGCTGGGGCGGGGCGTACGGGGGCTGATCGGGCACACCCAGCCGCGCCGGCTGGCCGCCCGTACGGTGGCCGACCGGATCGCCGAGGAGCTCGGCACCGAACTGGGTGGGGCGGTCGGTTACAAGGTGCGTTTCACCGACCAGGTGAGCGACCGGAGCCTGATCAAGCTGATGACCGACGGCATCCTGCTGGCCGAGTTGCAGCAGGACCGGATGCTGCACCAGTACGACACGCTGATCATCGACGAGGCGCACGAGCGCAGCCTGAACATCGACTTCATCCTCGGTTACCTGCGGCAGCTGCTCCCCCGCCGACCCGACCTGAAGGTGATCATCACCTCGGCGACGATCGACCCGCACCGCTTCGCCCGGCACTTCGGCAACCTGACGGGCGAGGCCGGCGGCGGCGGAAACGGGGACGGAAACGGCGACGGCAGCGGGGTGCCGCCGGTGGTGGAGGTGTCCGGGCGGACGTACCCGGTCGAGATGCGCTATCGGCCGCTGGTCGAGGTCGCCGAGGAGGAGACCGAGGACGGCGAGAACGTACGCGACCAGGTCCAGGCGATCGGCGACGCGGTCGAGGAACTGGCCGCCGAGGGGCCGGGCGACATCCTGGTCTTCCTCAGCGGCGAACGGGAGATCCGGGACACCGCCGACGCCCTGGGCCGGCTGGTCCAGGGCAAACCCCGGCTGCGCGGCACCGAGATCCTGCCGCTCTACGCCCGGCTCTCCACCGCCGAACAGCACCGGGTCTTCCAGTCGCACGCCAATCGTCGGGTGGTGCTGGCCACCAACGTGGCCGAGACCTCGCTGACGGTGCCCGGCATCAAGTACGTGATCGACCCCGGTACGGCCAGGATCTCCCGCTACAGCCACCGACTCAAGGTGCAGCGGCTGCCGATCGAGGCGGTGTCGCAGGCGTCGGCCAACCAGCGCAAGGGCCGCTGCGGGCGTACGTCGGACGGGATCTGTATCCGGCTCTACGACGAGTCGGACTTCCTCAGCCGGCCCGAGTTCACCGAACCGGAGATCCTGCGGACCAACCTCGCCTCGGTCATCCTCCAGATGACCGCGATCGGGCTCGGCGACATCGCCGCGTTCCCGTTCATCGACCCGCCGGACCGGCGCAACATCGCCGACGGGGTCAATCTGCTGCACGAGTTGGGTGCGCTGGACCCGGCCGAGACCGACCTGAACCGCCGACTCACCCCGCTCGGCCGCAAGCTGGCCCAACTCCCGGTCGATCCGAGGTTGGCCAGGATGGTGTTGGAGGGCGAGACCAACGGCTGCGCCGAGGACGTCATGGTGATCGCCGCCGCGCTGTCCATCCAGGACCCACGGGAGCGACCGGTCGAGAAGCAGGCGCAGGCGGACCAGTCGCACGCCCGCTTCGCCGACCCGGAGTCGGACTTCATCACCCTGCTCAACCTCTGGCGCTACCTGCGCGAACAGCAGCGCGAGCTGTCCTCCAGCGCGTTCCGCCGGATGTGCCGGGCCGAATACCTCAACTACCTTCGGGTACGCGAGTGGCAGGACATCTTCAGCCAGCTCCGCCAGGTCGCCCGTACGCTGGATGGCGGCAACCCGCGCGGACAGCGACCGGGCCGCGACCGCCGGGACCGGGGCGGCGCCGAGCCGGCCGCGACAACCGGGCGCGAGGTCGAGCCGGCGCGGTCCGCCGAGCCGGCGCCGGACGGGGACGACACCGTGGTCATCGTCGATCCCCGGCGGATCCATCAGTCGCTGCTCGCCGGCCTGCTCTCCCACGTCGGCGTCAAGGACATCCAGGGTTCGGCGAAGGACGCGGCGGCCGGCTCGGGCGGCGGCAGACGCGGCAGCGAGTACATCGGCGCCCGGGGCGCGAAGTTCGCCATCTTCCCCGGCTCTGCGCTGGCCCGCCGTCCCCCACTGTGGGTGATGGCCGCCGAACTCGTGGAGACCTCCCGCCTCTGGGGCCGGGTGGCGGCCAAGGTCGAACCGGAGTGGGTCGAGGCACTGGCCCAGCACCTGGTGAAACGCACCTACAGCGAGCCGCACTGGGAAAAGAAGCAGGCGGCCGTGGTGGCCCAGGAGAAGGTCACCCTGTACGGCATCCCGCTGGTCACCAACCGCAAGGTCAACTTCGGGCGGATCGACCCGGAACTGTCCCGCGAACTGTTCATCCGGCACGCCCTGGTGGAGGGCGACTGGCAGACCCCGCACACGTTCTTCCACGCCAACCGGGAACTGCTCGGCGAGGTCGAGGAGTTGGAGAACCGGGTCCGGCGGCGGGACATCCTGGTCGACGACGAGACCCTGTTCGACTTCTACCAGCAGCGCATCCCGGCCGAGGTGGTCTCCGGCCGGCACTTCGACAGCTGGTGGAAACGGGCCCGGCGGGAACAGCCGGAACTGCTCACCTTCGACCGCAACATGCTGATCAACAACGGTCGCGCCGGCGTCGCCGCGACCGACTACCCGGACGAGTGGCACTCGGGCGGACTGGCGCTGCCGTTGACGTACCGCTTCGAGCCGGGCACGACCGCCGACGGGGTCACCGTCGACATCCCGCTGCCGATGCTCAACCAGGTGCCGGCGGAAAGCTTCGACTGGCAGGTGCCGGGGCTGCGGGAAGAGGTGGTGATCGCGCTGATCCGATCACTGCCGAAGGCCGTACGCCGGAACTTCGTCCCGGTGCCCGACTATGCGCGGGCCGTGCTCGCCGCGATCAAACCCGGACCGGAGTCGCTGGTCGACGCGCTCACCCGCGAACTGCGCCGGATGACCGGGGTGACCGTGCCCCGCGAATCGTGGGACGTGGAGAAGCTGCCCGCCCACCTGCGGGTCAACTTCCGGGTGCTGGACGACAACAACAAGGCGGTCGCCCAGGGCCGGGACCTGCCCGCGCTGCAACGCCAACTCAAGACCGAGGTACGCCAGACGGTCGCCGCCGCCGCGCCCGAGTTGGAACGGCGCGGGCTGCGAGAGTGGAGCATCGGCACCCTGCCCCGCGCGATCGAGCAGGTCCGGGCCGGTTACCGGGTGAGCGCCTATCCGGCACTCGTGGACGAGGGCGAAACCGTCGGCGTACGGGTCTTCGACTCCGAGGCCGAGGCGCAGCAGGCGATGTGGGCGGGCACCCGCCGGCTGTTGCGGCTCACCGTCGCCTCCCCGGTGAAGTTCCTCCAGGGTCGGCTGAGCAACGAGGCGAAACTGGCGCTGAGCCGAAACCCGCACCGCAACGTACTCGACCTGCTCGACGACGCGGCCGGGGCGGCGATCGACAAACTGATCGCGGACGCGGGCGGGCCGGCGTGGGACGCCGAGGGCTTCGCCGCGCTGCGCGACAAGGTCCGGGCCGACCTGGTCGACACCGTGGTCGAGGTCGTCGGCCGCGTGCAGCGGGCGTTGAGCGCGGCGTACGCGGTGGAGCAGCGGCTCGGTCGGACCACGAGCCTGACCCTGGTGGCGGCACTGGCCGACATCCGGGCCCAGCTCTCCGCCCTGGTGCACCGGGGCTTCGTCACCGAGACCGGCTATGCCCGGCTGGCCGACCTGCCCCGCTACCTGACCGCTGTCGAACGGCGACTCGACCGGCTGCCGCAGGATCCCGTACGCGACCGCAACCAGTTGGCCCGGATCACCCAGGTCCAGCAGGAGTACGACCAACTGCTGGCCAACCTGCCACCGGGCCGCCGCAACGACGACGCCGTACGGCAGATCCGCTGGCTGATCGAGGAGTTGCGGGTGAACGTGTTCGCCCAGGCGCTCGGCACCCCGTACCCGGTCTCGGAACAGCGGATCTACCGGGCGATGGACCTGGCCGAGGGCCGCTGA
- a CDS encoding FecCD family ABC transporter permease yields MQDVAERPRVAQTPSRRSGLPRTTVVFGALILLGLMVLASLALGSKPLAPAQVWHALFDPDGGEASSIVNDLRIPRTVLGLAVGVALAVAGTLLQALTRNPLAEPRILGISAGASLGVVTAIAAFGVSTLNGYVWFGIVGAFLAGLLVFAVASRTRDGASPVTLALVGAALDASLGAITIGLLTVDARTFEEYRFWVVGGLAGRDVDVTTQVIPFILAGLLLAAMVTRGLDALALGDDVARGLGNRVGLIRIGGGAAAVLLTGAGVAAAGPIAFVGLAVPHLARALVGADQRWTLAVSVLLGPALLLAADIVGRLIAPPGEIPAGIVTALIGAPLLILLVRRARVVTA; encoded by the coding sequence GTGCAGGACGTTGCGGAACGACCGCGGGTGGCGCAGACGCCGTCCCGCCGGTCCGGGCTGCCCCGGACCACCGTCGTGTTCGGAGCGCTGATCCTGCTCGGCCTGATGGTGCTGGCCAGCCTGGCCCTCGGCAGCAAACCACTCGCACCGGCACAGGTCTGGCACGCCCTGTTCGACCCGGACGGGGGAGAGGCCAGCAGCATCGTCAACGACCTGCGCATCCCCCGTACGGTGCTCGGGCTGGCCGTCGGCGTGGCCCTCGCCGTCGCCGGGACGCTGCTCCAGGCACTCACCCGCAACCCGCTCGCCGAGCCGCGCATCCTCGGCATCAGCGCCGGCGCGTCGCTCGGCGTGGTCACCGCCATCGCCGCGTTCGGCGTCAGCACCCTCAACGGGTACGTCTGGTTCGGCATCGTCGGGGCGTTCCTCGCCGGCCTGCTCGTCTTCGCCGTCGCCAGCCGAACCCGCGACGGCGCCAGCCCGGTCACCCTCGCCCTGGTCGGAGCCGCCCTCGACGCCAGCCTCGGCGCGATCACCATCGGTCTGCTCACCGTCGACGCCCGCACCTTCGAGGAGTACCGGTTCTGGGTGGTCGGCGGGCTGGCCGGACGCGACGTCGACGTCACCACCCAGGTCATCCCGTTCATCCTCGCCGGCCTGCTGCTCGCCGCGATGGTCACCCGAGGGCTCGACGCGCTAGCCCTCGGCGACGACGTCGCCCGCGGCCTCGGCAACCGGGTCGGGCTGATCCGGATCGGCGGGGGAGCGGCGGCGGTGCTGCTCACCGGCGCCGGAGTCGCCGCCGCCGGCCCGATCGCCTTCGTCGGACTCGCCGTACCCCACCTGGCCCGCGCACTCGTCGGCGCCGACCAACGCTGGACGCTGGCCGTCTCGGTGCTACTCGGCCCCGCGCTGCTGCTCGCCGCCGACATCGTCGGCCGGCTGATCGCCCCGCCCGGCGAAATCCCCGCCGGCATCGTCACCGCCCTGATCGGCGCACCGCTGCTGATCCTGCTGGTCCGCCGGGCGCGGGTGGTAACCGCATGA
- a CDS encoding ABC transporter substrate-binding protein encodes MRRPAATLAAVLALGVGLTGCAKSDPVASANEAQTHPVVHAMGTTEVPVHPQRVVVLDTDKIDSALSLGIVPVGAARAGESGGFPTYLGDKVSSIKDVGVLNEPDLEAITALKPDLILGSKFRQEKFYDELNAIAPTVFTEKVGITWKENFLLDGQALGKEQEAKDLMAGYEKRAKEVGTTIGDPAAKKISIVRFMPTEIRVYGPESFSGIVLGDVGLGRTERQLLANKDDKRFDKVSPERISEVDGDVIFVSAYGEKAVVQQTTVTGGNLWRNLSAVKAGKAYTVADETWMTGIGVTAAGKILDDLEKYLPTA; translated from the coding sequence ATGCGCCGTCCCGCCGCCACCCTCGCCGCGGTCCTCGCCCTCGGTGTCGGCCTGACCGGATGCGCCAAGAGCGACCCGGTGGCCAGCGCGAACGAGGCGCAGACCCACCCGGTCGTGCACGCCATGGGCACCACCGAGGTCCCGGTCCACCCCCAGCGGGTAGTGGTGCTCGACACCGACAAGATCGACAGCGCGTTGTCGCTCGGCATCGTCCCGGTCGGCGCCGCCCGTGCCGGCGAGTCGGGCGGCTTCCCGACCTACCTCGGCGACAAGGTCAGCTCGATCAAGGATGTCGGGGTGCTCAACGAGCCCGACCTCGAAGCCATCACCGCGCTCAAGCCGGACCTGATCCTGGGCAGCAAGTTCCGCCAGGAGAAGTTCTACGACGAACTCAACGCCATCGCCCCGACCGTGTTCACCGAGAAGGTGGGCATCACCTGGAAGGAGAACTTTCTCCTCGACGGCCAGGCGCTCGGCAAGGAGCAGGAAGCCAAGGACCTGATGGCCGGCTACGAGAAGCGGGCCAAGGAGGTCGGCACCACAATCGGTGACCCGGCGGCGAAGAAGATCTCCATCGTCCGCTTCATGCCGACCGAGATCCGGGTGTACGGGCCCGAGTCGTTCTCCGGCATCGTCCTCGGTGACGTCGGCCTCGGCCGTACCGAGCGGCAGTTGCTGGCGAACAAGGACGACAAGCGGTTCGACAAGGTCAGCCCGGAACGGATCAGCGAGGTCGACGGCGACGTCATCTTCGTGTCCGCGTACGGTGAGAAGGCCGTCGTGCAGCAGACAACCGTCACCGGCGGCAACCTCTGGCGCAACCTCTCCGCGGTCAAGGCCGGCAAGGCGTACACCGTCGCCGACGAAACCTGGATGACCGGCATCGGCGTCACCGCCGCCGGCAAGATCCTCGACGACCTCGAAAAGTACCTTCCCACCGCCTGA
- a CDS encoding FecCD family ABC transporter permease: MSAPATVAPVRDADLLPGRSLLHLGRISLLVRRRSVLVAAALLLLLAGAMVLSLSLGTPYVAPVDVLHSLGNLGAPYGTGTPYDVVVNRLRLPRVVLAVAVGAAFGIAGTLIQSVARNPLASPDVIGITQGAGLVATIALTTGASAAIIAPSALAGGLVAAGAVFALGARHGLAAQRFVLAGVAVAIALRAVTEVVMLSADPIDGQRAQIWLVGTLAGKGWTEATWIAITLALLLPALVWAGWALHTSALDDDTARGLGLRPTARRFGLAGVGVLAAAMVTAQVGAVDFVALVAPQVARRLVRAERPPLLCAALVGALLVVLADLAGRRLFAPTQLPAGVLTAAIGGPYLLFLLVRGRRRNS; the protein is encoded by the coding sequence ATGAGCGCCCCCGCCACCGTTGCCCCCGTTCGGGACGCGGACCTGCTGCCCGGTCGTTCCCTGCTGCACCTCGGCCGGATCAGCCTGCTCGTCCGGCGCCGCTCGGTCCTGGTCGCGGCGGCGCTCCTGCTCCTGCTCGCCGGTGCCATGGTGCTCAGCCTCTCGCTCGGCACCCCGTACGTCGCCCCGGTCGACGTACTGCACTCGCTGGGCAACCTCGGCGCCCCGTACGGCACCGGCACCCCGTACGACGTGGTCGTGAACCGGCTCCGGCTGCCCCGGGTGGTGCTCGCGGTCGCCGTCGGCGCGGCCTTCGGCATCGCCGGCACCCTGATCCAGAGCGTCGCCCGCAACCCGCTCGCCAGCCCCGACGTCATCGGCATCACCCAGGGCGCCGGCCTGGTCGCCACCATCGCGCTGACCACCGGCGCCTCCGCCGCGATCATCGCCCCGAGCGCGCTCGCCGGTGGCCTGGTCGCGGCCGGGGCGGTGTTCGCCCTCGGCGCCCGGCACGGACTGGCCGCCCAGCGGTTCGTCCTGGCCGGCGTCGCCGTCGCCATCGCGCTGCGCGCCGTCACCGAGGTCGTCATGCTCTCCGCCGACCCGATCGACGGCCAACGGGCCCAGATCTGGCTGGTCGGCACCCTGGCCGGCAAGGGCTGGACCGAGGCGACCTGGATCGCGATCACCCTCGCGCTGCTGCTGCCGGCACTGGTGTGGGCCGGCTGGGCACTGCACACCAGCGCCCTGGACGACGACACCGCCCGAGGGCTCGGACTGCGCCCGACCGCCCGACGGTTCGGCCTGGCCGGTGTCGGCGTACTCGCCGCGGCGATGGTCACCGCCCAGGTCGGCGCGGTCGACTTCGTCGCCCTCGTCGCACCCCAGGTGGCCCGGCGGCTGGTCCGCGCCGAACGGCCACCACTGCTCTGCGCCGCGCTGGTCGGGGCCCTGCTGGTGGTGCTCGCCGACCTCGCCGGGCGGCGCCTGTTCGCACCGACGCAACTGCCCGCCGGCGTACTCACCGCGGCCATCGGCGGGCCGTACCTGCTGTTCCTGCTCGTTCGCGGCCGCCGGAGGAATTCGTGA
- a CDS encoding ABC transporter ATP-binding protein: protein MLSTRELVAGYDERTVLDRLDLDLPADAFTVIVGPNACGKSTLLRTMARLLTPRAGTVLLDGTAIRELPTREVARRLGVLPQSPLVPEGVTVADLVGRGRQPHQSWWRQWSTQDAEAVREAMRLAAVDSLADRAVDTLSGGQRQRVWIAMTLAQQTDALLLDEPTTFLDLAHQVEILDLLHRLRVERGRTVVAVLHDLNQAARYADHLVAMRAGAVVAAGPPRQILTADLVRDVFGLDCVVVPCPVSGAPLVIPALTTPSPAGTAPAVPVEVEPKGTPCAVPPPPSPRSSPSVSA from the coding sequence ATGCTGTCCACCCGTGAACTCGTCGCCGGCTACGACGAGCGGACCGTGCTCGACCGGCTCGACCTCGACCTGCCGGCCGACGCCTTCACCGTCATCGTCGGCCCGAACGCCTGCGGCAAGTCCACCCTGCTGCGCACCATGGCCCGGCTGCTCACCCCGCGCGCCGGCACCGTCCTGCTGGACGGCACCGCCATCCGGGAACTGCCCACCCGCGAGGTGGCCCGGCGGCTCGGCGTACTGCCGCAGAGCCCGCTGGTGCCCGAGGGGGTGACCGTCGCCGACCTGGTCGGCCGGGGCCGGCAGCCGCACCAGAGCTGGTGGCGGCAGTGGTCGACGCAGGACGCCGAGGCCGTACGCGAGGCGATGCGGCTCGCCGCCGTCGACTCACTGGCCGACCGTGCGGTCGACACCCTCTCCGGTGGCCAGCGGCAGCGGGTCTGGATCGCGATGACCCTGGCCCAGCAGACCGACGCGCTGCTGCTCGACGAACCGACCACCTTCCTCGACCTGGCCCACCAGGTGGAGATCCTGGACCTGCTACACCGCCTGCGGGTCGAGCGCGGCCGGACCGTCGTCGCCGTCCTGCACGACCTCAACCAGGCGGCCAGGTACGCCGACCACCTCGTCGCCATGCGCGCCGGTGCGGTCGTCGCCGCCGGTCCACCACGGCAGATTCTCACCGCCGACCTGGTCCGCGACGTCTTCGGACTCGACTGCGTGGTCGTGCCCTGCCCGGTGAGCGGTGCGCCACTGGTGATCCCCGCCCTCACCACCCCGTCCCCAGCGGGTACGGCACCCGCCGTACCCGTCGAAGTTGAACCGAAAGGAACACCATGCGCCGTCCCGCCGCCACCCTCGCCGCGGTCCTCGCCCTCGGTGTCGGCCTGA
- a CDS encoding DUF1540 domain-containing protein has protein sequence MTQMLEMPRVQDCSVTGCGYNHDGCHAFAITIGLGNSQCDTFFDSADKGGLDTASAQVGACKRTECRHNEGLECHASAITVAPGLDAADCQTFTMA, from the coding sequence ATGACCCAGATGTTGGAAATGCCGCGCGTACAGGACTGCTCGGTTACCGGCTGCGGCTACAACCACGACGGCTGCCATGCCTTCGCGATCACGATCGGTCTCGGCAACTCCCAGTGCGACACGTTCTTCGACAGCGCGGACAAGGGCGGCCTCGACACCGCCAGCGCCCAGGTGGGCGCGTGCAAGCGGACCGAGTGCCGGCACAACGAGGGCCTCGAATGTCACGCCTCGGCGATCACCGTTGCACCGGGACTCGACGCCGCCGACTGCCAGACCTTCACGATGGCCTGA
- a CDS encoding SRPBCC family protein, producing the protein MATTGRDAPARSATADREIVISRLIDAQRELVFEAFTEVRHLSRWWGPEGFTTTTRAFEFRVGGEWDFVMHGPDGTDYQEWISWTEIAPPERIALRHGESRGDPNAFESVLTFALDGAATRIEMRTVFPTRQLRDEAVEKYHAIEGGQQTLSNLAAYVTEIVRRGAGG; encoded by the coding sequence ATGGCAACGACAGGACGGGACGCGCCGGCGCGGTCAGCGACGGCCGACCGCGAGATCGTGATCTCCCGGCTCATTGACGCGCAACGGGAGCTGGTGTTCGAGGCGTTCACCGAGGTCCGGCACCTGTCGCGATGGTGGGGACCGGAGGGGTTCACCACCACCACGCGGGCGTTCGAGTTCCGCGTCGGCGGGGAGTGGGACTTCGTGATGCACGGACCGGACGGGACGGACTACCAGGAGTGGATCTCCTGGACCGAGATCGCCCCGCCGGAGCGGATCGCGCTGCGCCACGGTGAGTCCCGCGGCGACCCGAACGCCTTCGAGTCGGTCCTGACGTTCGCGCTCGACGGCGCGGCGACCCGGATCGAGATGCGCACGGTGTTCCCCACCAGGCAGCTGCGCGACGAGGCGGTCGAGAAGTACCACGCGATCGAGGGCGGCCAGCAGACCCTGAGCAACCTGGCTGCCTACGTCACCGAGATCGTTCGAAGGGGAGCTGGGGGCTGA
- a CDS encoding DUF559 domain-containing protein — MAWRPVELVGRVFYGRDVVNRGVLTKNQLRSGAWRQVLHNVYADSRVEISHRTRCRAAANWLFPPGCLLAGRSAAALYGGVSPAADAPVEVLVRPESRFGPMRGMSVHVATWDEREAHRIDGIPVTGIERTCWDVACWAEPVEAVVVLDSLAAAGAVTVARLRDYALAHAGDRGWRKLVRAAELLDGGAGSPQESRLRVRLVLAGLPVPITQYVIARAGQFLARVDLAWPDRKVAVEYDGLWHNDPSQFHRDRQRLNQLVRDGWIVIHVTAKRLREDFDGIVTEIRAALGSRR; from the coding sequence ATGGCTTGGCGTCCGGTGGAGCTTGTGGGAAGGGTGTTTTATGGGCGGGATGTGGTTAATCGGGGAGTGTTGACGAAGAATCAGTTGCGTAGTGGGGCTTGGCGGCAGGTGCTGCACAATGTGTACGCCGATTCTCGGGTCGAGATATCTCATCGGACTCGGTGTCGGGCGGCCGCCAACTGGTTGTTCCCGCCCGGTTGTCTGCTTGCCGGCCGCTCCGCGGCGGCGCTGTACGGCGGCGTCTCCCCGGCTGCCGATGCGCCGGTCGAGGTGCTTGTTCGGCCCGAGTCTCGGTTCGGGCCGATGCGGGGAATGTCTGTCCACGTCGCGACCTGGGATGAACGAGAAGCACACCGGATCGACGGGATTCCGGTCACCGGGATTGAACGGACCTGTTGGGATGTTGCCTGCTGGGCGGAGCCGGTGGAGGCGGTTGTCGTTCTCGATTCGCTGGCGGCGGCCGGTGCGGTCACCGTTGCGCGGCTGCGCGACTATGCGTTGGCGCATGCCGGCGACCGAGGCTGGCGGAAGCTGGTCCGCGCGGCGGAACTCCTGGACGGTGGTGCCGGGTCGCCACAGGAGAGCCGGCTGCGGGTCCGGCTGGTGCTGGCCGGGCTGCCCGTCCCGATCACCCAGTACGTGATCGCCCGGGCGGGACAGTTTCTCGCCCGTGTCGATCTCGCCTGGCCGGATCGCAAGGTGGCCGTGGAGTACGACGGCCTTTGGCACAACGACCCGTCCCAGTTCCACCGGGATCGGCAACGACTCAACCAGTTGGTACGGGACGGCTGGATCGTCATCCACGTGACCGCCAAGCGCCTACGCGAGGACTTCGACGGCATCGTCACTGAAATCCGCGCCGCACTCGGGTCCCGTCGCTGA
- a CDS encoding YciI family protein, with the protein MRFEHHTVVLVRRPTAPPELPVAALTRLWDAHRAHQEGLVEQGHVIAAGPLVGPDGSDGGELCVFVGEPELAGRLYDNDPAVRAGQLSVEVLIWGTPPGNVRFGNVALPPSLLEPGPSGE; encoded by the coding sequence ATGCGCTTCGAGCACCACACGGTGGTCCTGGTACGCCGACCGACCGCTCCGCCGGAGCTGCCGGTGGCGGCCCTGACCCGGCTGTGGGATGCCCACCGGGCCCACCAGGAGGGCCTGGTCGAGCAGGGGCACGTGATCGCCGCCGGTCCGCTGGTCGGGCCGGACGGTTCGGACGGCGGTGAGCTGTGCGTGTTCGTCGGCGAGCCGGAGCTGGCCGGACGGCTCTACGACAACGACCCGGCGGTACGGGCCGGGCAGCTCTCGGTCGAGGTGCTGATCTGGGGTACGCCGCCGGGCAACGTCCGGTTCGGCAACGTGGCGTTGCCGCCGTCGCTGCTCGAACCCGGCCCGTCGGGCGAGTGA